The stretch of DNA AGGGAAAGGGAACCCACCATCTCCAAAGACAACCCCTCCTCTCTTTGAACAGTTCCTTCCAGAGCTCTTTCTTAAACTCTAAAAGCCAAGGCATCCATCTCCTTAACACTGAACAAAGGAAGAGATTTCCTCACTGAATTTTTTCCAAAGTAAGCATCCCCAGTGCCTCCTCTAATTTGGTTTCTGGTTCCTTTACCaccttggttttcattttctgggcatgctttattctatttctatttcttttagaggataaaatccagaaataaagatttcttcCTGCTAGATTCAGCTCATCCCtctatcttctagaattttatcATGTACTAATTAAAGAAGAGCTTACTAAGTGCCTACCAGGTGGCAGGCTCTGTGCCAGGCGCCAGCATCACTTTGGCAAGCAGCGCAAGCTAAGtgcctgccctcctggagctcgGATTCCAGAGGGAGACATGTCGCCCAGCAATCtcccagagaaatggaaacttgcACTGTCATGTGtgcaaaataaattcaagatgaaTCCAAGGTGTgagacataaaaaatgaaattgtagcaaatcttaaaaaaaggtaaataatttgATTATCTTGGAGAGAAGGCCTTTCTAAAATCAATAGAAAACCTAGaagctataaaagaaaacaatgagtaAATCTAACTACgtcaaattttaacatttttggaaGTTGAAAGCATCATGAGTGAACTCAAAAGGCAAAtctgtgaaaatatttgcaatacaaaTGACAGACAAAGGACTGATTTTCCTAAGGTACAAGTTACTCTTATAAATCAATCAACAAAGCgcataaaaaatttacaaaagaaatataaatgatgcAAACAAATGAGATGATTGTGAAGCTCATTAATaatcaaacaaatacaaattaaaataatgagatactTTCCAAGTAAGTATTGGCCATGATATTTTAGAATGAATGCTCCCGAGTGCTGTCAGATCATAGGGGATCCAGCATTTTCATTCAATGCAAATTGAAACAGCCCTTCTGGAGAGAATTCCGTGATTAGCTTATTTTAAATGTCCCGaatttcataaatatgtacaaatattatctgtgaattataaataaagctttaaaataaaataaacgttCTGATTCTGCCATTTCATTagtttctattctttattttctcctcccaCCTATCCCTGAGTCACATCATGGCTTCCAGAACTAGCTGCCACCTGTACCTCCCCGGGTCCTCATACCAATCTTCTTGTAATACCAGTTACAGATTGAGTAGAATCACTACTCGATCTGTAATTTCTGGAACTCAGGACCGCTGTTCTCCTGGCCTGAGAGGATTTCCCCATAGCCTGTCAGAGCTCCTGGAAAGTGCAACAATGGTCTGGTTAACTCAGCAGTCTCTGTGTCAAGGTTCCTGATAAAGATGCAATCTGAACTGTCTTGGAGTGTCTTTCTACCCCAATTCTCTTACCTACAGTAGATTATTGTAACTGGCAGTTATCATTATGCCTGGGGTAATTCTGTGtgcaaggttaaaaaaaaaaaaaaaaaaaaaaaggttgggggacTGAAAACTAAGACATAAATTCATAAATTCCCTGGCTATATCATCTAGAAATGTCTTTTCTCAATAAGGACTGGTTGTGTATACATAGTTTTAATGAGCTAATACCCACTAGACCTATGTTCCCCCAGCATTTTTAGTTCACATTCATCCAGCGCTTGCACTCTAACATCTGTGCAGTCCCACAAGCTTTCAACAGAAGAGTTTTACTTTATGTTGTTTGTATTATGAAACAAGAGTCATACCAAAGACAGTTTTTCAAACTGTCATTCACTCTTCTGCAGATTTGGATTTGCCTTCCCTGAGGAACATCCCCTTCCCCAAGTAAACAATGAAAGCAAATGATGCAACACCACCTTCTCAAAAGCAACATTAAGACACAGCTGCTACTTAGCTGTGGTACCTGGGGCAGGGTACCTGAGATTATTTAACCATCCCAGACTTCATTTGCCCCACAGGTAAAAAGGAGCCAACAATAGATGAGAAAGAAGAAGGGTGGGCCTGAAAATGAGTATGAGAGCTCTTTTCTGTTAATCCTGAGACTTTTTGTACCACATCAACTCTCATTGTATTAAGGATCTCAGTAAAAGTTAGTTGAGTGCCTCTTTTCAACAAAcgatgctaggaaaactggatatcccatgcaaaagaataaagttgggtCCTTAACTTGCATGTGGCATACCCatacaaaaatgaactaaaaaggGATAAAATACCTAAACATAAAGGCTAAAATGACAAAACTCTTAGAacaaaacatagaggaaaagcttcatgacattggatgtGGCAAAGATTTTTTAGGTATCGTACCAAAAGCACATCTTGTCTTACTAGAAGGTCTTTGGGGCAATAACATgtatggagctgtcatctcctatgtcGATGATGCCTTCTTCtagaatacctcctgaaggacctgcctgggGCTGTTTTAGAGTTAACTTGCTTTCTGTGAGTAGAAggaatacactctaaaataacaacacATTAGTATATTAACTACATAAACTAGTAACATCTTcttttattatcaagtattatgtactgtacataattgtatgtgctatacttttatatggctgacagtgcagtaggtttgtttacaccaccATTACCATGAACATGTGAATCATGTGTTGTCCTATGATGTTAGGATGTTTACAATGTCCATAGGAGACAgaaattttcagctccattataaccTCCTGGAACCACCATTGATATGTGATCCATCGTTGACTGAAATATCCTTATATGGTACATGACTACATATAAAGAGCTCACGCAActcaacaaaaaaaaccaaacaatccaatttatttttattttttgcagaggcagggtctcatcatgttgcccagtggttggggaggccaaggtaggaggatcgcttgagaccaggggtTCTCCCCGAACgctggaattataggagtgagctaccacaccaGACCCAAACAACCCAACTTAAATATGAgtaaagaacttgaatagacatttatccaagaagacacacaaatggctaataagaacatgaaaagatgttcagcatcactagtcattaggtaATGcgattcaaaaccacaatgaaatactacttcaTGCCCGTTAGAATAGCTAttaccaaaaaaatggaaaataagtgtTGAGCATGTGAAAAACTTAGAACCCTTATATATTGCCAGTGGGAATGCAAAACAGTGCAGCTGCTGTGAAAAACAGTAGGTGGTGCCTCAAAAAGTGAAGCATAGATTTACcgtatgatccaacaattccacttttaAGTAGTATATACTATGCAAAATAATAGGAAACAGGAACTTGAACAAATCTTTGTTCACCCACGTTTATAGCAAcattatccacaatagccaaaatatagaaACTACccaagtgtccaccaacagattaacgaataaacaaaatatgatctATCCATGCAACAGACtattattgatttataaaaaGCAATGGAGTTCTGACATTTGCTACAAACTGCATGaacttgagaacattatgctaaatgaaagaagccagacacagaaacacaaatattatatgattccacctTCATGAAGTACTTAGAAGAAGCAAATCCGTAGAAACAGAACTAGAATGGTGATTGCAGGGGgcagagggaaatggggagttaataggtacagagtttcaatttgggatgatgaaaaagttctggagagggatagtggtgatggttgcaagacaatatgaatgtacttaatgccaccaaATTGTGTACTTAcgtggttaaaatggtaaatttttttaACCATGTAAGTTTCAATATTACGTGTATTTCACTGCCAAAGAAGCTTTTAAACAATCAAgaggaaatttttaaagttagttaAGTGCTAACTGTGTGCGAAGTCCTAAGCAACACACCAGGAATACAGCGAGGAGCAGAGTGCCCAGCTCCTCAATACAGAgataatttattgaattaatgaatgaaatattttaggctctgtcTATATATAAAACAACAGATGTCAACAGGCtatttttacaatgcttttttcagGGGTTTGAATACCCAAAGAAGCAAATTTAGTAAGGGTAGAATTAGAAAGAGTTTAGATATTCATTCCATTACAAGATCAAAAGCACTTTTTTGCTGCTCttgttgtcattttttatttttgtgtctcactattatgttttaaataaggACAAAGATGTTGAGAAAAAGACACAATGTTCTTTTCAACTACTTTCAGAAAAAACTCATGATTTTTGAAGAAGAGATGAGTGGAAATAGCTGAGAGTGTCTTTTCCAACAGGACCAAAAGGATGAATTGTATAATGTCCATGAAGCATCTTGATCTCCACAAGCAACTTCGCGGATCCACCACAGGGAAGCCGACAGCCTACTTTCTTTTCAACTTCTGTCGGTTCTCCCCAGTTTCTCTGGTGATTTATCCTCTCCACATTCTCTATCTGAAAGATTCAGGAGAAAATTTAGTTTGAGGTTTGAATTCAGAATCAGGCAAAATGAGATTCAAAAACTAGAGCTGCCTTACCTTCTTTGAACTCCATCACCAGTAAAAACCTTCAAACCAAaaatgcttcatttcttttttgcccTTTAGCCCCATATCCACCAAAAAGGTATGGGAGATCCACGGGGATGGTGGCATTGGGGCGTGGGCAGCTCTGTTCTTGTAGTCATTTGCACATGGCTTTGATGGCATTTTCTCTTCCCTGTAGCTTAGACAAATAGAATTGGAGCAAGGaggtaaaaaagaaatctggtaaGTATTTCTATCCGTCTTGTACTGATCTtcatgacaaaagaaaaatggtgTGTGGTTGTTTTTGATCTTATCTGAAGCATTGTGGCTCCCTCAGATAAAATGCAttcccatacacacacaaaaaaaatatatatatatacacacacacttctccCAAAGACCCTAGATTATGTGTTGTATGGTTTATACTCCATCCTTCTACCTTAGACCCATGCTCTCATGCTGATAATCTAATTTATTTAGCTGATTATCTAGTTTATTTAGcttaatatatgtgaaaaatacaaaTCCATAATTAAAGTTTTGATGTCGCTCTAAGTGATCAAGAACATAGTACTTTGGCCTCTTGGTGAACTGAATTTAATGGGTCAGTTCAGAGTTTGAGGATCTGCTTTCTTCATCTTTCCAATGTCATTGTTGGCAAATTGAGGACAAAGTATTATAGCTAAAAATGTATAATTCCAAAGTCTAGTTCCTAAAAGAAATACACTCAGaagtgagagggaaaaaaagaaaacaatgccaGAATTCCTGACTGAATTCTATTTCTAAAAGAGTATGTGTAGAGTCTATTTTAAGAAtgagactttttattttaagaatgaaaTCTTTAAATAAGATAAGTGGAAACTCAGTACAGAATCTGGCACAAATTAGATAATTTAtgaatgtttttattcatttattaatatgtATAATAGCAATATAATATACACTGTTCCTCAGTGCTTTTTACATTAATCAGAAGATAATTGCCTAAAAACTaaagcttcattttatttttatccacttGCTGCATACACGAGGCAAATGTATAAACATAATGCAGATGTATCAAAGATCACTCATTTATAGGCAAAATTGGTTGCCACTCACAAAGTAGAAATTGGGAGAGGTATGAGGTTTTTCCTACCACTATCAAAATAGCAAACCCCCACTGTCTAGCATTTtgctcatttctttgtttttacatttgaAGACTTTCCCTGCCTTTAAGCACAGAAGAAGCCCAGTAAGGGGTGGTTTCTTAAGCTCATTAACACAGTCTGGCATATGGTAGGAGGTTAATGGAAACATGCTGACCCCTTAAGAAAGAGTAGTTGATGATCATTTTGATGAAGGGACAAATAGCATATACCTGTGTCTACCTGAGAACGGTCACACTTTATGGAAGGAAGAGTGCACCAATGAAAAGGTGGGCATCACCAAAAACACATTTCCCCAATTTTGCCACTTTGCCAAGAATCAGTCCTAAGCCACCATCAAAGTCATGCACCTGCCAGCTTTCTCTAACATAACATGTGTCCTAGAATGAAGCATACAGTATTGTATGGAAATCAAATGCCGTGCACTGGGATGTACCAGCTGTTGTTTCATAGACAAAGTGGCTCTATTTCCCTCCAACTCCACCACCATCAGCCTCCTTTCCACTCACCACACTGCAGCCAaaggaatcttttaaaaattcgtATCTGACCATTTCACACTCTACTTTTGAAATAAAGTTCACAAGTCCCTAAGCAAATCCGCAAGGCTCTGTGACACAGTTTCTCTGGAATTCACCAGTTGCATCTCACCCAAAGACCCACTCCCTCATGCTACAGCCAATCCCAGTTCCTCAAGGCATCCCATTTCACAGGCCTTTGAATTTGCAACTCTTTCTGTCTAAAAGAGTCTTCACAACCCATGACTATGGCATATTTATTCTCAAAGCCTCTGCTTAAATGTTAATTTCTCTCAGAAGCCTTTTCTGATCACACCAAACTAGGTTGGCACCCAATTATACAGCCTAATAACACCCTGTGCTGCTTCTTTTGTATCACTTtgcaaaattgtaaaaaataattaattaattaattaaccgTGCAATGGTTGAATATCTATGTCCCAAGTTCTAATCTCCATGCTGAAGGAACCATATCTATCTTATTTATTACTCTAAACTTAATATTTGATACATAGtagatataatatatacttaatatattctAAACTTAATATTTGATACATAGTAGATAGTATATATTTGCTGAATTGATGAATAAAATTGTGAGGTCTCCATGGAGATATTTCCCAGGTAATATTTCTAGCAGATGAGGAAGTCATTAAAAAGTGGCAGTCAGATTCATTGCTATCTGTTTTCTGACAATAGAGTAAATGTCCTAGAGGAGATGAAAGTAGATGATGGTTTTCATTATTGGAGAATAGGAAATAACTTGAGTTAATTGAGGCAGATGGTCCATGAACAATgcttcagaaataaaatagagcTTCTGACCTTTGGTGATCACGAACTATTACAAAGTTATATATGGGACTCACTTCAGCCCTACATCAAGATCAAATTGTTTCCAATAATTAATGCAAATCATTACATCCTTCTTTTTTCTACAGTGTCTGAGTCCTCTATGCCATCTTGGGAAGCAGGCTAACACACCTCCTTTTTTCCATGACAAATCCTAAATTGAGTACGACCGAATGttaagaaaagttttctttcatCAAGGCTGATATCCACACTACGATCCGCAATCAAAACTGTGACTGCCCCTTACTAGGTAAACAATGAGTTACTGTTTTGTAATCATGTTAGGCACAAAAATgatcttaatagaaaaaaatccaaatagctGAGAAAATGCTCCACAACATGCAGGATGATAAGGAAAAGATCTATATTTTATAGCATGTTACTATTTACAAAGCCTTTTGGCATTCCCTCTCTCTTGATCCTGGCTGAAGATCTCTTGACCTTTACCCATAGCAAGGCAGAAATTCTACTGACAAGAAAACTGAAGTGGATCGTTTCTGGCTCTAGGTCATAGAGCCAATAAAGAAAGTACTGGAacccaaatctcacttttttCTGCCTCAATATGTCTTTGTAATTATGAGATCTGGTTCATGTGTTAAGAGGACGAGACAAAAGCCCAGAGTAGGATTTGCAGAAACTTCTGGATTGATGGAGCTCAGGAGTTACTCTGTTTGGGAAACCCTCATCCTATTGAAAACTTTCTTCAGAGCCTCCTTCACATCTTTGTTTCTCAGGCTGTAGATCATTGGATTTAGCATGGGGATGACCACAGTATAAAATATTGACACAATCTTGTCTTCCTCAAGCGACTTGCCCATGTCGCCTTTCAGGTATATGAATATGAGTGTTCCAAAGAAAAGAGTCACTGCAGTCATGTGAGAAGCACAGGTGGAGGTcttggctttgccacctgctgtaCGAATCTTCAGAATAGCCTGAATGATGAACAAGTATGATGTAAGAATCACTGAAATGCTGGTTGTGATGACCAGAAAAGCTAAGAGGTAGATTACCCATTCCCTTGGCCTGGTTTCACTACAGGCAAGCTTCAGCAGGGGTGGGAGATCACAGAAAAAGAAGTCTACATGGTTGGACTTacagaaggagatagagaagGTGCAACCAGTGCGGATCACAGAATTGACTATGGCACCAGCATATGTCCCAGCCATCGGCCCCAGGCGGGTCTGTGGTGTCATGGCTATGGCATAGAGGAGAGGGTTACACACAGCCACGTAGCGGTCATAAGCCATCACAGCCAAAAGGAAACACTCGGTGCTAGCACAGAGTGTGAAAAAGAAGAATTGGCTTGCACAGCGCTCATAGGTGATAACCATCTTATCAGTTCCCAAAGTCTCAAGAAACTGAGGGACAATAACAGAAGAGTAGCAAATGTCCAGCAAGGAAAGATGACTGAGGAAGAAGTACATGGAAGTCTGGAGCCGAGGGTCAGTCTGAATTAGCACAATCATGTCCAGGTTGCCCACCATGGTGATGAGAAAAACGaccagaaacacaaagaaaagacctATCTGCAGGTCTGCCTGCAACGGGAACCCCATCAGAACAAATTCTGTCACCATGGTGCCATTTTCTGTCATGAAGCCAACGTTAtccactgaaattaaaaaataataataataacgtcTCATCGAAGATAAATTAAGGCAGTAGTGGCTTGACTTGATCATTGCTCAGTAATTATAATAATCTTTTAGATTTGTAAAGCACTTTACATTTTTCACAAACTTTGTTTTACTTGATCCTTCAGAAATCCTTCAAAGcacatattgtttttatttttattttattttatttgttaagttccgggctacatgtgcaggatgtgccagcttgttacataggtaaatgtgtgtcatggtggtttgctgcacctgtcaatccatcacctaggtattaagcccagcatacaGTAGCGTTTTTTCCTAATGCCCTCCTCACCTCTCGTCCTCCCcaaacaggccccagtatgtgttgttcccctccctgtgtccatgtgttctccttgttcagctcccacttataagtaagaacatgcagtgtttggttttctgttcctgcgtgaAACACATATTGTTAATCCCATTTTTGACAGAAGAATATGAGGGTCAAAGAAGTGAAGTGACCCAGATTTCACAATTGGTAAACAGGCAAAGCCTAGGTTAGACCTCAATTCCTGAGGCACTTCCAAAACTTCTGACAGGTCCCAAATTGGAAACCTTAATCAGCCTCGTGTGGAGGAAGAAAGCACTTTGTTGAAGAAACCCTAGTGATGTAGTATAAAAGACACCGGCTTTGAAATAAGGTGTAGGTTTGAATACCTTcagaccttgagcaagttaagTAACCTTTCTGAACTTCAGCCTCCTTCTTTGTTACATGAGGATTGCAACGCCCAAGTTATAATATTATTGTGAAGGACATAATTTACATAGTATGTTGCACATGGTCTGACACAcacttagaattattttttctaaattctgAGATAATATGAGTGACATGCTCTTAGGTTCATATACATTCTAGAATCATAAGTCCACAGCCACCTGGAGTTCCAGCATCAACTCCACCTTTCTTTAGGGTTGTTTCTGATGTGCATATATGCACAATGGATTTGTATGCTAGACAGTGAGTCATGAAGAACAAGCACTGTCAGGACCTCCATAGCCCATTGCCTGCCAAGTCGCCTCTTCCTCTCTGTTCCTGCCAAGCAGCATGGCCTGGTTTCCAAGTTCTCCTCTTATTCCAAAGGATCTGTCCTAGTTTTTTTAACGCCACGTCATTATCAATCAGTGAGACACATGAATCAAGCTATTCCAGAATTAGCCTGCAAAACTCATTAAGAGACAAAGCCAGCACACTGAGTTTTGAATTCTAATACAGATGGGGTTCTTGCCAGGTATTGGGAAAATATTCTCTGTGCCTTTGAACACTGATAATTTAGAGTAATGAACATAGTGAATGTGGACTTCATAGGTGAttcttcttgtcttctttccATCTTTGAAACAACTGAATTTGAAAAAGATCTCATAGGACTttagataaataataaagtaaaacctTGATCAATGTTTGGCAAAAGCTGATCTAATTTTCCAGTAATGTTCAGCATCTGGTGGGAGTTTTTTCCCCCACTGAGTTCTTCATAGGGtaaatatttaggttgtttttctATACTTAAGGCCAAATCTTATCCTGATCTTCTCCCAGAACAACAATTCGCCATGTTCTTAAGAGGAGTTCATGTAAATCATCCTggccaaaggaaaaaagaggctatattcatctatttatttaataagaatCTACTGAGAACCTACTGTGCAGCAGGCCCTTTTCTAGTTACTTGGAACAAAACAAAGGTTCCTGCCTTCATGCTTATTCTAGTGGAGCCtggcatatataatatatgtccaaaaaagaagaaatatattcttCTACCTTGATAGAAGTTAATAAgtgctgtgaaaaaaaaaaatgctgcagaGTATGAGGAACTAAAAGTATCAAAGTAAGGATAAGGATATTAAGACCAtcaaagcctgtaatcccagcactttgggaggccgagacaggcggatcatgaggtcaggagatcaagaccatcctggctaacacggtgaaaccccctatctactaaaaaaaaaaaaaaaaaaaaaaaacaaaaaaaaaacggggggggggggggcggagcaagatggccgaataggagcagcttcagtctccatctcccagcgcgagcgacacagaagaccggcgatttctgcattttcaactgaggtactggggtcatctcactcgggagtgccggacaatcggtgctggtcagctgctgcagcccgaccagcgagagctgaagcagggcgaggcatcgcctcacctgggaagcgcgagggggaagggagtcccttttcctagccaggggaactgagacacacaacacctggaaaatcgggtaactcccaccccaatactgcgctgtaacaccggcacaccggagattgtatcccacacctggccgggagggtcccacgcccacggagcctctctccttgctaacacagcagtctgcggcaatctaaccgcaaggcagcagtgaggctgggggaggggcgcccgccatcgctgaggcttaagtaggtaaataaagccgctgggaagctcgaactgggtggagctcacagcagctcaaggaaacctgcctgtctctgtagactgcgcctctggggacagggctcagctaaaggagtagaagctgtgaaacgcgaacgactctgtctgacagctttgaagagagcagtggatctcccaacacggaggttgagatctgagaaggggcagtctgcctgctgaagtgggtcactgacccctgagtagcctaactgggagacatcccccactaggggcagtctgacaccccacacctcacagggtggagtacacccctgagaggaagcttccaaagcaagaatcagacaggtgcactcgctgttcagcaatattctatcttctgcaacctctgctgctgatacccaggcaaacagggtctggagtggacctcaagcaatctccaacagacctatagctgagggtcctgacagtcagaaggaaacctatcaaacaggaaggacacctatatcaaaaccccatcagtacgtcaccatcatcaaagaccagtgacagataaaaccacaaagatggggaaaaagcagggcagaaaagctggaaattcaaaaaataagagcgcatctcctcctgcaaaggagcacagcccatcgccagcaacgg from Piliocolobus tephrosceles isolate RC106 chromosome 13, ASM277652v3, whole genome shotgun sequence encodes:
- the LOC111544784 gene encoding olfactory receptor 9I1-like, translated to MTENGTMVTEFVLMGFPLQADLQIGLFFVFLVVFLITMVGNLDMIVLIQTDPRLQTSMYFFLSHLSLLDICYSSVIVPQFLETLGTDKMVITYERCASQFFFFTLCASTECFLLAVMAYDRYVAVCNPLLYAIAMTPQTRLGPMAGTYAGAIVNSVIRTGCTFSISFCKSNHVDFFFCDLPPLLKLACSETRPREWVIYLLAFLVITTSISVILTSYLFIIQAILKIRTAGGKAKTSTCASHMTAVTLFFGTLIFIYLKGDMGKSLEEDKIVSIFYTVVIPMLNPMIYSLRNKDVKEALKKVFNRMRVSQTE